A single genomic interval of Sceloporus undulatus isolate JIND9_A2432 ecotype Alabama chromosome 2, SceUnd_v1.1, whole genome shotgun sequence harbors:
- the LOC121922192 gene encoding uncharacterized protein LOC121922192, translated as MDLPLGVPPVQPQPEIPQLPSSTQVCELRTAVSSFAEETVSLLSANGLLNHSLLRTSGGTGNQPREPGVTSTMARRKREFTPDEKKDDGYWDKRKKNNEAAKRSREKRRVSDLALESRVLALLEENARLKAELLALKFRFGLIRDPTESSRPVVALGPVPEVPRPTPTPQHYPVAPDPPRYACPFRPEPATSSEDSGFSTPGSSNMGSPVFFEERDRAEEGMVYEGNCLVPDTPGEGSDLGRASRYDSGEGIKGLPHKLRFKMAVGAEEVAGEPSGHYPPSPPIGAWRGPATREEQRNIGVPGSAMAFDGCCETETPGAQLPTLQGSQYQTENSTLRSQLASLSAEVAQLKKLFSEQILIKMN; from the coding sequence ATGGACCTGCCTCTGGGGGTCCCTCCCGTCCAGCCTCAACCAGAGATTCCCCAGCTCCCTTCTTCCACCCAAGTCTGTGAACTGCGTACAGCTGTATCTTCCTTTGCCGAGGAGACCGTCTCCCTTCTTTCAGCCAATGGTCTTCTCAACCACTCCTTACTGAGAACATCAGGTGGCACTGGGAACCAGCCAAGGGAGCCTGGGGTAACATCAACCATGGCCCGGCGCAAGCGGGAGTTCACCCCGGATGAGAAGAAGGACGATGGTTACTGGgacaagaggaagaagaacaacGAAGCGGCCAAGCGCTCCCGGGAGAAGCGAAGAGTCAGTGATTTGGCCCTGGAGAGCCGGGTGCTGGCACTGTTGGAGGAGAATGCCCGCCTCAAGGCTGAGTTGCTGGCCCTCAAATTCCGTTTTGGTTTGATTCGGGACCCAACAGAGTCTTCCCGGCCAGTGGTGGCTCTTGGCCCTGTCCCAGAAGTCCCCCGGCCAACCCCCACACCCCAGCACTACCCAGTGGCTCCTGATCCACCACGCTATGCTTGCCCCTTCCGTCCAGAGCCTGCCACCAGCTCTGAGGATTCTGGGTTCTCCACTCCCGGCAGCTCTAATATGGGGAGCCCTGTCTTTTTTGAGGAGCGAGACAGGGCGGAGGAAGGAATGGTTTACGAAGGGAATTGCTTGGTGCCAGACACTCCTGGTGAGGGATCTGATTTGGGCCGAGCCAGTCGTTATGACTCTGGGGAGGGCATCAAAGGTCTCCCCCACAAGCTGCGTTTCAAAATGGCTGTAGGAGCAGAGGAGGTCGCTGGGGAACCCTCCGGACATTATCCACCATCCCCACCGATAGGAGCCTGGAGAGGGCCAGCCACCCGGGAGGAGCAGAGGAACATAGGAGTACCTGGCAGTGCCATGGCATTTGACGGCTGCTGTGAAACTGAGACCCCTGGTGCTCAGTTGCCAACTCTCCAGGGGTCCCAGTACCAGACAGAGAACAGCACCCTGAGGAGTCAGCTCGCCTCACTTTCGGCCGAAGTGGCCCAGCTCAAAAAGCTCTTCTCTGAACAGATCCTAATCAAGATGAACTGA